The Nitrospira sp. sequence GGTGTCTTCAATGCGGGAATTGTATCGCCGTCAAACGCTCCTTGGAGCGCCAGGTTTAGGTCTGGAACGACTGCGGAAGCACCATCTTTGTCAGTGACGCGGACAGGTACCGCAGGGTAGGTTGGCTGATACTTCTCTCCCTCCTTGGTGTAGTCCTTCCAATTGGTCGGACTGGTGACGAGGAAGAATGCACGTAACAGTCTGAGGCCCAGGTTTGAATTGCTGGGGAAGGCGTTTGCTGCAGTTGCAGGTTTACGAGCATCATCCGTGTGGGTGACGCCTAAGAGATGGAGCTTCTCGCCGATGTCGAGCCCCTCGGTCTTCGCATCATCGACAATCACACCAGCCAACATGTAAGGATGCAGCTTGCACACGAACACATGGAGACCCGGGCTCCTCAGGACTACGTCATGGTCGTCCTTGTTCGCTTTGTCCTGATCAAGACGCTCAGCGGGGGTCGCATCGACGGGCCAAATCAGGCTCGTGACGGTGTGAAAGGCCTCAACGCGCGACTGGCCATTCGGGCCAAATTGTGACTTCGTTTGGAGAAACCGTACCCTGTCACCTGGCTTTACGATGGCCAAGGAACGAGTTCCGGCAACCGGAGTTCCAGTATCGAACCAGTAGCCCGGTTCGTCCGTCACGTCAAAGGTCACCGCTGCTGCAGGCCCCTTCCCTTGACTATTAGTGGAACTAGCAACAGGCGAAGCAGCGTCCTCGCCCGAACAACCGGCGACTCCCGCCGCAAGGCAGAGAGCAGCCACAAAGGTACCAGACCGGTTCATCGAACCCTCCTTTTGTCAGAGTAAAATCATTAATGGCGGTTATCTGAATAAGTCGTCGGCCAGGGCTAAGCATTTCTCGAGCCACAGAGGGTTCAAATCTAAGTGATTGTATTACAAAGCCGTTGACTCTCTTCGCATACATCTGATGGCTCGCTTCTGAATCAAAATGGATTCAGGGGGTGAATCAATTAGATACAGGAGAGTAGGAGAAGTAATTACGAAGGTCTCAGGTGGGTTTCCCTGAGAGGCCGAATATGAACGAGGATTTCCAAGAAGAGCCGCTTGCCGGTTAGATAAAGGAGGGAGAGGTTGGCGGCCTTCCTGAGATCCGTTTTTGGCGCAGCAGTTTGGTCAAGTAGGTGCGCTGAAGGCCGAGTTCGGCTGCCGCTTTCGTTTGGTTCCACCCGTTCCGAATCAACGCATTTTCGATAAGCTTTCGGCTATGGGCATCCATACTTTCATGATAAGAATGAAAAACGGTTTGACCATCTGCAGAAATGTCTGGTTCCTGCCTGGGGCGAGTGGGAGCATCAGGCAATAATAGATCTTCCGGTTCAATCGTGTCTCCGGTACATAAGACGAGAGCGCGGGAGATCACATTCTCTAACTCACGGATATTGCCGGGCCAGGAATAATGTTGCAATGCCTCCAACGCCACATCGCTGAGCACGAAACGTTTCTGAAGTCCCAGCTTGACGGGTCGAGAACTGATGAAGTGCTGCGCAAGAGCGAGAAGATCGTCCATTCGCTCCCGCAGGGGAGGCGGTGTGACCGTGATGACGGCAAGGCGAAAATATAAGTCTTCACGGAAAGTTCCTTGACGGATTGCCTGTCTCAGGTCTTTATTCGTAGCGGCAAGAACCCTCACGTCGACTTTGACCGACTTGGTACCCCCGACCCTGGTGAACACCTGATCTTGCAACGCGCGCAGGACTTTGGCCTGCGTGCTCATACTCATGTCACCGATCTCGTCGAGAAACAATGTTCCACCGTCCGCTTCTTCGAATTGGCCTCGCTTCATTGACGCGGCGCCTGTGAAGGCGCCTTTTTCATGCCCGAAGAGTTCGCTCTCGATCAATGTTTCAGGAATGGCTGCGCAATTGACGGCCACGAATGGTTTGTGGGCGCGAGGACTCCAACGATGAATGGCGCGGGCTAGAATTTCCTTGCCGGTTCCGGTTTCCCCAAGCAATAAAACGGTTGCGGTCGAAGCGGCCGCTTTTTTCGCACAAGCGAGTTGTACAGCCATATGCTTGTTTGTGGCGACGATGGGGTCAAGCTGGTCATCAACCTCCTTTCGAAGCCGATTGAATTGGTGATGGAGGGCGACGGTCTCCAATGCCTTCTTGATCACGACGGTCAAGTGATCCGCGGTAAACGGCTTCGGAACAAAATCGAAGGCACCGAGTTGCATGGCCTGCACGGCAAGCTCGATGGTTCCGAACGCCGTAAGGATGACAATGAGCGGGGTCGTGTACGTACCCGAAGTAGGCGGGGTGGCCTCTCCTTTAGGCTGATTCGCATGTGACATATCACGAACTTGTCGTAAGACCTCCAGCCCGGATTCCTGGCCAAGCTTCAAATCCAACAAGACGAGATCGGGCACCTCTTCGCGGATCAGGCGAAGCGCACTCGCGACATCGGTGGCGATGAGGGGCTCATGTCCCATCCAGGTGACGCGATTCTCCAAGCTCATGCGGATATCATTCTCGTCATCCACAATCAGTATCTTGGCGTGCATAGAATTCCCGTCCTTTCGAGATAGGCTTCTCCATCCCAAGGAATATGGCGATGCGCGGCGGATGGTTTATGTTGTCTGACTTGGCTCATGCGGCGATCCAGCAATGGGCAGCGTAAAGAAAAAACGTGATCCGGTCCCAGGTTGACTTTCCACCCAGATCCGCCCGTGATGTCTCTCGACAAGCGTTTTTGTGATGTACAGGCCCAGTTGGGCACCCTGTGATGCAGGCATGGCCGACGGCACCTCAGAAAACTCGTCGAAAATATACGGGAGGTGAGAGGAGTCTATTCCACAGCCGGTATCGGTGACGCATGTCTGTACGAATCCTGATGGGCATACACTAAAATCGACCACGACACGACCGCCGGATGGTGTGAATTTGATGGCATTTCCGACGAGATTCACCAGAATCTGCTCCAATTTGTCGAGGTCACCCTGGATCAATGGAAGATGTTCTCTCGGAGTCACAGCGAGGGACACGTGGCTATCTGATGCGACCGTTTCCAAACCTTCGGTAACGATCGTTGCAATCTGCCCGATACAGACATGTTCCAAGCGAAGATTGTCGGAACGTAGCCAATCAAGCAACTCATTGGCCAATCTCGCAAGCCGAGCGACGCTGTGTTTGATGCGTGTGAGATAGGTACGCTGTTGTTCGGTGAGCGGTCCAGTGACACCGTCGAGCATGTTTTCCGCGAAACTACGGATCGCTGTCATAGGAGTCCGCAGCTCATGCGAAACGACTTTGACATACTTTGATCGGCGCGTGTCGTGGGCCTGAAGCTGTAAATTGGCGAGTGACAGCTCTTCCGTCCGTTGCGCGATGCGCTCCTCGAGATGCTGCGTGAGCTCGGTCAGTTCGGAATAGGCCTTGGCATTGTCGATCGCGGCCGCAACGTGGCCGGCGATCGTTACGAGTATATGGAGGTCCTCTTCGCTGCACTGGCGTGAGCAGCGGTCGCCGGCGAGAAATCCCAATATCTTGGTATGGCTCTGGAGCGGTACGGCGACGAACGACTGCACGTCTGAACGGCGTGCCATCTCAAGTATCGGCGGGTACATCCGTTGTGTGACGGTTTCGACATCTTGGATCAGCAATGGTTTGCCATGAACGATGAGGTCGGCCGTGATACTGCCATTATCGACGACTGGTATGTCGATCCGGCGAATAGCCTCTGCGATCTCCGGCGAGACGCCGATGATTCTGGCAAGTGAAGCACAGTTCCGATCCGGATGGTGTAGGAACACAGTCATCCGAGAAAATCCAAGGTTATCGACGAGCAGGTGGAGCACCGAATCCAGCAGTTGGTTCATATCGAACATGTTGGCGCTCGCGATCGCAGTGCTGGCTTGATGGACCGTGGTCAATTGTCTGACCTGTTTCCTGATCGTGTCGAGGTTCATGGTGATCGCATGATTACGATCATGGAGGGACTGTGTCATCACGTTGAACACCTGTGTCAACTCACCGACTTCGTCGTGGGTGGAGGCTGTGAGTCGAACCGGTGCATCGTTGCGTTCCGCGAGCTGCCGAGCCGCGCCGGCCAGGCTCCTCAGAGGTGTGGTGATGCGTGATGTCAGAAAGTGAGCACTGAGGATGCCTGCCATGATGATGAGAACTGTCATGGCCGATACATTGCGGAGGATCACCAATAAAGCCTCTTTGGCCAGTGCGTCGGTAATTCCGATGCGCACGACGCCGATCACCGGAGAGAGTGTAGTCGGGGTCATTGAACCCTGCTTGTCTTCCAATTCGACCGAAAAGTGTGGCTGGGTGGGCTCGGACGAGGATGCCCGAAGGACGGGCATCGCAAAGTCAAACAAGGTTTCCTTGCGTACGAGATAGGGGAGGAGCCAGTCTGAATGCTGTTCTTGGGGGACTAATGTCTGCTCCGCAGACAGAACCAGTTTGGTCATGAGCGGAACGGTCAGCGGGGCCTGGAGCAGTGATGCTGAGATGCGGTCGTCCGGGTAGAGGGGCTGTTCCGTGGCCGGAGCGGACCCGTTCGACGTCCTCCGTGTGCGTTTGCTTTGCTGTTCCAGGATACGACCGTCTGCGGAAGTGATGGTTACGTAGACGACGTGGTCGATCGTCATAAGACTCTGTATAAATTGGCCAAGCGTGATGCGATCCTCGAGAACGACACCGGCGATCCGAAAGTGATCGTTCCGAACGGTATTGGTCAGCAAGATGTTTCCGAGTTCTTCCAGATTGTCCGTCATGGCCTGGCGTCGTGTTTCGAGGAAATACCAGCTCAGAGACGAACAGGTCATCACGAGAATAAAGCTGAACAAGCTTACGAACTTCAATCGGAGGCCAAAAAACCGAGCGGTGGACTTCGATTCCTGTCCGTCGTGAAGGTGTGTGCTCATGATCAGACCGGTCAATATGTCTCGTCGATAAGGCTGTCGAACTCTTTCGGAATCGTGATGTCCAAATACCGCGCCATCTTCTGATTGACCGTAATCTTGATCCGGTGAACTGAAATTGGCTTGAGCGGCAACTGTTCACCGTTCAAAATCCGTTTGGCAAGCAGGCCGGCTTCACGTCCGACTTCCCCGTAATCGATCGAGATACTGAGTAACGCGCCGAGACGTGTAAATTCAGAAGAGAACCCGACGACCGGAACCCGTTTGGCTACCGCCGATTCCAGAATGAAGCGAATCGATTCATCCGTCAGGACGGTTGAGTCCGGAATGAACCATAAGGCTTCGGATTCGGATAAAAGTGATCGCAGTTGCTGCGGGACTTCTTTCTCGTTCTCGACCGGAAACCCCTGTACTTGGAACTGGTGGTCGGCAGCTTGAGATTCTGCCTCCTTCAGCTTGGCCACAGTCTTGTCGGCACTGTAGATCACGCCGATGCGGCGAAGGGCGGGAAGGAACATGCGCATGACTTTGAACTGACGATCCATCGGAACTTCCAGCAGCACGCCGGCCATATTGGCGGCAGTGAGATGGTGTTTCAATGGATCGAGGATCATCATGTAAAGAATGGGAACGTCCACAATCTCAAGCTGAGCCGCCAGCGCTGCCTTCAGACCGACGGCAACCACGAGCGAAGATGTCGAATTGCGGATTGTCCTGGCAAGTTGCTTTCCCCGTTCCAGATCGCCTCGAAGATCATATTCAGCGTAGATGGAAGTCCCTGGCGCCGTCACCTTGAACCCTTCGATTGCCTCGTTGTAGGCCTTGAGGTCGGATGACTTCAGGATAGCAATCTCGCCCCCGGCAGCGTGAGCGCTCGCAGGGGCAACGGACCAGAGAGCGGTGAACACGAGGGACAGTAGCCATGTGTGTGAGAAGCACACTCTCATCTGTTTACGGCCGGTAAAAGGAAGAGCGAGCATCAATGTGCCGTTCTAGCCATGATCACGGAGACTCTAAGACCACTGCGTCAGGATAGCGCAACCGAAACGTTTGGATCGGACGAGAGACGGTATGTTTCTGTATGTGAACTTGTTCGGTTGAGAATGTTGTCGTTGTATTATTGTGATACAGCAAGCGCTGTGCCATTGGGATCAAGGGTTTCCCACTTCCTCAAATGACGCGGACAGGCTAGGGACACTTAGCCTCAGCGGTCTCGACTAAACTTCGCAGGGTGAATCCAAATAGATACGAACTGAATCCAATTAGATTCTCCAGCCTGGATCGCACATTGATACCGATGGGTAGCGTGCAAGCCACTATTGAGCATTGATCTGAATGGATCTGAGATCCCAGTCTGCCACGCCATGCAGGCCGACTTGCCTGAGCAAGGTGGCTCGCATCCTTCGCAGCGATGCATCTCTGGGATC is a genomic window containing:
- a CDS encoding sigma-54-dependent Fis family transcriptional regulator; the encoded protein is MHAKILIVDDENDIRMSLENRVTWMGHEPLIATDVASALRLIREEVPDLVLLDLKLGQESGLEVLRQVRDMSHANQPKGEATPPTSGTYTTPLIVILTAFGTIELAVQAMQLGAFDFVPKPFTADHLTVVIKKALETVALHHQFNRLRKEVDDQLDPIVATNKHMAVQLACAKKAAASTATVLLLGETGTGKEILARAIHRWSPRAHKPFVAVNCAAIPETLIESELFGHEKGAFTGAASMKRGQFEEADGGTLFLDEIGDMSMSTQAKVLRALQDQVFTRVGGTKSVKVDVRVLAATNKDLRQAIRQGTFREDLYFRLAVITVTPPPLRERMDDLLALAQHFISSRPVKLGLQKRFVLSDVALEALQHYSWPGNIRELENVISRALVLCTGDTIEPEDLLLPDAPTRPRQEPDISADGQTVFHSYHESMDAHSRKLIENALIRNGWNQTKAAAELGLQRTYLTKLLRQKRISGRPPTSPSFI
- a CDS encoding GAF domain-containing protein — protein: MSTHLHDGQESKSTARFFGLRLKFVSLFSFILVMTCSSLSWYFLETRRQAMTDNLEELGNILLTNTVRNDHFRIAGVVLEDRITLGQFIQSLMTIDHVVYVTITSADGRILEQQSKRTRRTSNGSAPATEQPLYPDDRISASLLQAPLTVPLMTKLVLSAEQTLVPQEQHSDWLLPYLVRKETLFDFAMPVLRASSSEPTQPHFSVELEDKQGSMTPTTLSPVIGVVRIGITDALAKEALLVILRNVSAMTVLIIMAGILSAHFLTSRITTPLRSLAGAARQLAERNDAPVRLTASTHDEVGELTQVFNVMTQSLHDRNHAITMNLDTIRKQVRQLTTVHQASTAIASANMFDMNQLLDSVLHLLVDNLGFSRMTVFLHHPDRNCASLARIIGVSPEIAEAIRRIDIPVVDNGSITADLIVHGKPLLIQDVETVTQRMYPPILEMARRSDVQSFVAVPLQSHTKILGFLAGDRCSRQCSEEDLHILVTIAGHVAAAIDNAKAYSELTELTQHLEERIAQRTEELSLANLQLQAHDTRRSKYVKVVSHELRTPMTAIRSFAENMLDGVTGPLTEQQRTYLTRIKHSVARLARLANELLDWLRSDNLRLEHVCIGQIATIVTEGLETVASDSHVSLAVTPREHLPLIQGDLDKLEQILVNLVGNAIKFTPSGGRVVVDFSVCPSGFVQTCVTDTGCGIDSSHLPYIFDEFSEVPSAMPASQGAQLGLYITKTLVERHHGRIWVESQPGTGSRFFFTLPIAGSPHEPSQTT
- a CDS encoding ABC transporter substrate-binding protein; translation: MLALPFTGRKQMRVCFSHTWLLSLVFTALWSVAPASAHAAGGEIAILKSSDLKAYNEAIEGFKVTAPGTSIYAEYDLRGDLERGKQLARTIRNSTSSLVVAVGLKAALAAQLEIVDVPILYMMILDPLKHHLTAANMAGVLLEVPMDRQFKVMRMFLPALRRIGVIYSADKTVAKLKEAESQAADHQFQVQGFPVENEKEVPQQLRSLLSESEALWFIPDSTVLTDESIRFILESAVAKRVPVVGFSSEFTRLGALLSISIDYGEVGREAGLLAKRILNGEQLPLKPISVHRIKITVNQKMARYLDITIPKEFDSLIDETY